A single region of the Bifidobacterium asteroides DSM 20089 genome encodes:
- a CDS encoding Spy0128 family protein, with translation MLDTDDAVVTTLSQASRSTGTAPFDNDNSPGDDHDADNDIVRTFDKVSYTYSFAVNTRSETTSYRRGRIGFQFKLSQPEDQVTFDVDSMGWVDTTPEYRPKQTTEIIDGHPTQVLTVYRLLTAPQNLPTVIPGSSSVTLVLRVRSMPNGSKFAPEVQAWGAPNTTTKTDPASATSDQVTVSAKLNLNLRITGGTNEGSGNQIFDFNTPAASNYPNHELGKRKGIISKFNWAVDMRWPDRTKGLKGLEVPIGPITFSLSLSNLWQTANGDTYPKVEDLQPYFWDIGTIDGDFNNSGRNTGEQGWRPTLSNYGYARSTGGVVGEDRVQGNGQYTVAEQRSGQGLRLDLTLKDYKTNDPFPYLGHTHAPGIDCTPALASTDCTRQEVAEISTGYLHVFNPSTVGDKDVANYYGQTGLSLQSKVDDGNLGAKSLSNQSLPSATGPTYTSNQPDQSDDMWHNVIFALGSNTSKAGISNIIQYSCMTAPNYFDDGVDCGWWNAPDNLRGTDSAVAGTKVRVTAGFNFKTSKADLPLLGMSLVKIDPKVVRLPDPAGLDIPWVNGIWQNGKYDKYESTSDQNTSQELVMYATKPDGKDWKNDTEQANADIEDLNFYSTQKDAKEHGTVVGMLLGGHTAAPSKFAEENSRFGFGGFVINVLPDAKVGSVAQLTSVSRTFTRSQLAAMAGLSPENSSDQEWEDWAKQQNPYELAKIKSPVLATSAGGYTKASYDQINGYLGGDTGGNEHGDSLYVAGETNTISNAVAQTSTNSKPKEYFDIDSDQRFVDWRLTINTGTSASQANKGAKTELYITDKLPAKLHYIPGSARLGGTYTEATPEMGHIEGGTACEPSVSTDPVTGITTLSWTLTNIPVDGNNRVIHFSTSLGDLTDPSKDIGSNEDLTTSATVQSKQNMSQPNTYLKTADSFTIHAWRTNTTSLSTSAVQDTNEAGAPIGFTNMLSSTSGSGKQHHYAIDIMPYKQTSGKPDFHGEPTFADMNVKASAGASLSGITIRYTTDSRWRVNDTSSIQSQDYLSWDEADFNTTSGEVKMPENVVAWAFIIDGQPNQFRYDITFHINPGNNSSGDLYRNRWGNALNQMPAQAMVVQRSISGIVWYDVNGDGTRSSDDILLKDVKVTLLDDTDNKPAKSVVTPHDDLSTKSDSQGKYELTNIPAGKFHLRFDPAPNTNWTHLTTTIQKAGGASPSENSSASDILEGGTMKGAVINDIEFQKAEDMVDTASQSLDFNNCGLTGTMDTNEVSAGVKVQIQGRNWLNSDSFTLAVDPLRGAPSAALPGQITIDADNQNTQVPVNVSALPDDGSYEYRIHQETGSIPGLTYDQSTATLTITLTTDAAQLHRAAKTQWTDSKGSKIDTAVFTNTYRARPATVSITAVKHLDGRGLKAGEFSFRLWDKDKGKLDEASNDAQGKIAFKPLILDRAGEYTYSVNEVQGSLPGIAYDTNEAKITVHVTDDQQGQLQAAIDGNNPTFTNTYRARPDKPDKPDNPDDPGNSGEHNKLNQPVEPSKPGESNNAPNKTDQTSSNSQKPAPGNQSSSDQAKSSTNSQALAASGADIVMPVALTVGTAVLGLALMCLLRHRRDQDTDPG, from the coding sequence ATGCTGGACACCGACGACGCCGTGGTCACCACACTATCCCAGGCATCCCGCTCCACCGGCACGGCTCCTTTCGACAACGACAACAGCCCCGGCGACGACCACGATGCAGACAATGACATAGTGCGCACTTTCGATAAGGTGTCCTACACCTACTCTTTTGCCGTAAATACCCGCAGCGAGACAACCAGTTATCGCCGAGGCCGAATAGGCTTCCAATTCAAACTGAGCCAGCCTGAGGACCAGGTCACCTTTGATGTGGATTCCATGGGCTGGGTGGACACTACGCCAGAATACCGGCCAAAGCAAACTACAGAGATCATCGACGGTCATCCGACACAGGTGCTTACCGTTTACAGGCTACTCACCGCCCCACAGAATTTGCCTACCGTTATTCCGGGATCCTCCAGCGTCACTCTGGTCCTTCGGGTCCGAAGCATGCCCAATGGCAGCAAATTCGCCCCCGAGGTCCAAGCCTGGGGCGCTCCGAATACCACCACCAAGACCGATCCTGCTTCAGCCACATCCGATCAGGTCACCGTGTCGGCCAAGCTCAATCTGAACCTGCGAATCACTGGCGGAACCAATGAGGGCTCCGGCAACCAAATATTCGACTTCAACACCCCAGCCGCCAGCAATTACCCCAACCATGAGCTGGGTAAGCGCAAGGGGATCATCAGCAAGTTCAACTGGGCCGTTGACATGCGTTGGCCCGATCGAACCAAGGGTCTCAAGGGTCTGGAGGTTCCCATTGGCCCCATAACCTTTTCCCTATCGCTGAGCAATTTGTGGCAGACCGCTAACGGAGATACCTACCCTAAAGTAGAGGATCTGCAACCCTACTTCTGGGACATCGGCACCATTGACGGCGACTTCAACAACAGCGGGCGCAACACCGGCGAACAGGGCTGGAGACCCACTCTCAGCAATTATGGCTATGCCCGATCCACGGGTGGCGTAGTTGGGGAGGACCGGGTCCAAGGCAATGGTCAATACACCGTGGCTGAACAGCGCAGCGGCCAGGGCCTTAGGCTGGACCTGACGTTGAAGGACTATAAAACCAACGACCCCTTCCCATACCTAGGGCATACCCATGCACCAGGCATCGACTGCACCCCTGCCCTGGCCTCGACTGACTGCACGCGACAGGAAGTGGCCGAAATCTCCACTGGTTACCTACATGTCTTCAACCCCTCCACTGTCGGCGACAAGGACGTGGCCAACTACTATGGACAGACCGGTCTCAGCTTGCAGAGCAAGGTCGACGACGGCAACCTGGGTGCGAAATCGCTATCAAACCAGTCTTTACCCTCTGCCACCGGCCCCACGTACACGTCAAACCAACCCGACCAGTCCGATGATATGTGGCACAACGTCATCTTCGCGCTGGGCTCCAACACATCAAAGGCAGGCATCAGCAACATCATTCAGTACAGTTGCATGACGGCTCCTAACTATTTTGATGACGGGGTGGACTGCGGGTGGTGGAATGCTCCTGACAACCTACGGGGGACCGACTCAGCAGTCGCAGGGACCAAAGTGCGGGTAACGGCCGGTTTTAACTTCAAAACCAGCAAGGCCGATCTGCCTCTGCTGGGAATGTCCTTGGTCAAGATCGACCCAAAGGTCGTTAGACTACCGGACCCCGCAGGTCTGGATATTCCCTGGGTCAATGGCATCTGGCAGAACGGCAAATACGATAAATACGAGTCAACGAGCGATCAAAACACGTCACAGGAACTGGTCATGTACGCCACCAAACCCGACGGAAAGGACTGGAAAAACGACACTGAGCAAGCCAATGCCGACATAGAGGATCTGAACTTTTATAGCACGCAGAAGGATGCAAAGGAGCATGGCACGGTTGTAGGCATGCTGCTGGGCGGGCACACCGCCGCGCCCTCCAAGTTTGCCGAAGAGAATTCCCGATTCGGCTTCGGCGGATTTGTGATCAATGTCCTCCCCGACGCCAAAGTAGGTTCTGTAGCCCAGCTGACATCAGTTTCGCGCACCTTCACCCGCAGCCAATTAGCAGCTATGGCCGGGCTGAGCCCCGAGAACTCCAGCGATCAGGAATGGGAAGACTGGGCCAAGCAACAGAACCCCTACGAGCTGGCCAAAATCAAATCTCCCGTCTTAGCTACATCCGCCGGAGGCTATACCAAGGCCAGCTATGACCAAATAAACGGTTACCTGGGCGGAGACACCGGCGGCAATGAGCACGGGGACAGCCTCTATGTAGCCGGCGAAACCAACACCATCTCCAACGCCGTAGCACAAACAAGCACCAATTCCAAACCCAAAGAATACTTTGACATAGACAGCGATCAACGGTTCGTTGACTGGCGGCTAACCATCAACACCGGCACTTCAGCTTCGCAAGCCAACAAGGGCGCCAAAACCGAACTCTACATCACCGACAAACTACCGGCAAAGCTCCACTACATCCCCGGCAGCGCCCGATTGGGCGGCACATATACGGAAGCCACGCCTGAGATGGGCCACATAGAGGGCGGAACCGCCTGTGAGCCATCAGTGAGCACGGACCCCGTAACCGGAATCACCACTCTGTCCTGGACACTGACCAACATCCCTGTGGACGGCAACAACCGCGTCATCCACTTCTCCACCTCCCTGGGTGACCTGACTGACCCCAGCAAAGACATCGGCTCCAACGAAGACTTGACGACCTCTGCCACAGTTCAGTCAAAACAGAATATGTCCCAGCCCAACACATACTTGAAGACTGCCGATTCCTTCACCATCCACGCCTGGCGAACCAACACAACCAGCCTTTCCACCTCGGCCGTACAGGATACTAATGAAGCCGGTGCACCAATCGGCTTCACCAACATGCTGAGCAGCACCTCGGGCAGTGGCAAGCAGCATCACTATGCCATCGACATCATGCCGTACAAACAGACAAGCGGCAAACCCGACTTCCACGGGGAACCCACTTTTGCCGATATGAACGTAAAAGCTTCGGCGGGGGCTAGTCTGAGCGGAATCACCATCCGCTACACCACAGATTCTCGATGGCGGGTGAATGACACGAGTTCCATACAATCCCAGGATTACCTCTCTTGGGACGAGGCTGACTTCAACACAACAAGTGGCGAAGTGAAAATGCCTGAAAACGTGGTCGCCTGGGCCTTCATCATCGATGGGCAGCCCAACCAATTCCGCTATGACATTACTTTCCATATAAATCCCGGAAACAACTCCTCCGGCGACCTCTATCGGAATCGCTGGGGCAATGCACTGAACCAAATGCCTGCCCAGGCCATGGTTGTTCAACGTTCCATCAGTGGCATCGTATGGTACGACGTCAATGGGGACGGCACACGCTCTTCGGACGATATTCTGCTTAAAGATGTCAAAGTGACCCTGCTCGACGATACTGACAACAAGCCAGCCAAGTCGGTCGTCACCCCACATGATGATCTGAGCACAAAATCTGATTCCCAGGGCAAGTACGAACTGACCAATATACCGGCAGGGAAATTCCACCTGCGCTTCGACCCCGCTCCGAACACGAACTGGACCCACCTGACTACAACAATCCAAAAGGCCGGCGGAGCCAGCCCGAGCGAAAACTCCTCAGCCAGCGACATACTGGAGGGCGGGACCATGAAAGGCGCCGTCATCAACGATATTGAGTTCCAGAAGGCCGAGGATATGGTGGACACGGCCAGCCAATCCTTGGATTTCAACAACTGCGGCCTGACAGGAACAATGGACACCAATGAAGTGTCTGCCGGAGTCAAAGTACAGATCCAAGGCAGGAACTGGCTCAACTCAGACTCCTTCACACTGGCTGTCGACCCCCTGCGTGGCGCACCGTCCGCAGCGTTGCCCGGCCAAATCACCATAGACGCCGACAACCAAAATACCCAGGTGCCTGTCAACGTGTCTGCTCTGCCCGACGATGGCAGCTACGAGTATCGTATACACCAGGAAACCGGCTCCATTCCTGGTCTGACGTATGATCAGAGCACTGCAACCCTGACCATCACTTTGACAACCGATGCAGCTCAGTTACACCGTGCCGCCAAGACGCAGTGGACTGACAGCAAGGGCAGCAAGATAGACACGGCGGTCTTCACCAACACCTACCGGGCCCGGCCCGCCACGGTGAGCATCACCGCCGTCAAGCACCTGGACGGCCGGGGCCTGAAGGCCGGGGAGTTCTCCTTCCGCCTGTGGGACAAGGACAAGGGGAAGCTGGACGAGGCATCCAACGACGCCCAGGGGAAGATCGCCTTCAAGCCCCTGATCCTGGATAGGGCCGGCGAGTACACGTACTCCGTGAACGAGGTCCAGGGCAGCCTGCCCGGCATCGCCTACGACACGAACGAAGCCAAGATCACCGTCCACGTCACCGACGACCAGCAAGGCCAGCTCCAAGCCGCCATCGACGGCAACAACCCCACCTTCACCAACACCTACCGGGCCCGGCCTGATAAGCCTGATAAGCCAGATAACCCCGACGACCCTGGCAACTCCGGAGAACATAACAAGCTGAATCAACCGGTAGAACCGAGCAAGCCGGGCGAATCTAATAATGCGCCCAACAAAACAGATCAAACTAGTTCCAATAGCCAAAAACCGGCACCAGGAAACCAGTCTTCTAGTGACCAAGCGAAATCTTCTACGAATTCCCAGGCCCTAGCCGCCTCCGGCGCAGACATAGTCATGCCTGTAGCACTGACTGTCGGCACTGCCGTACTAGGCCTGGCACTGATGTGCCTGTTGCGGCATCGCAGGGATCAGGATACTGACCCGGGCTGA
- a CDS encoding MFS transporter, with the protein MSERDHHELSPADFPGHGIRERLAVYGFFIIMGIGTSAWISRLPTVKASLGLQPSGLALMTILGGCGALVGMLVSGVLTDRLGVRRAMLLAASTWCLGMVIAALAVTLRSVPGVVLGLLFNSAGISLWGTVNTVEAGAVERFSSRSIMPRFHASYSLGMFLALGLGSLLSHRGVAIGVHLAVNALISLALVVACVLLCPAQPLGDYKGGADDERSDQQAGSEQSSSLGKQLAAWGDALVLMLALINVALEASEGAVNDWSGIGLVDAFGVPESQAGLAPTIFAATMIVSRLLGTHLIERLGNMRSLVLTLLVSALGILVYALSPSFVFSLVGTGIWGVGAALGVPIVTTLATRDPAVAAQRASVISTAYYGVSWIIPPAIGFLADHTGVRPALLPLAFLLAAVTLLVPTVSRLTRE; encoded by the coding sequence ATGAGTGAACGGGATCATCATGAGCTCTCGCCTGCCGATTTTCCAGGCCACGGAATACGAGAGCGGTTGGCTGTCTACGGGTTCTTCATCATCATGGGCATCGGTACTTCGGCCTGGATTTCTCGACTGCCAACAGTCAAGGCCAGCCTCGGTCTGCAGCCTTCGGGCCTGGCTCTGATGACCATCCTGGGCGGCTGCGGCGCTCTGGTCGGCATGCTGGTCTCAGGAGTGTTGACTGATCGGCTGGGCGTGCGGCGGGCCATGCTGCTGGCGGCCTCCACCTGGTGCCTGGGCATGGTAATCGCGGCCTTGGCTGTCACTCTGCGATCAGTGCCTGGGGTGGTTTTGGGGTTGCTCTTTAACTCGGCTGGGATTAGCCTCTGGGGAACGGTCAACACGGTCGAGGCCGGGGCAGTGGAGCGCTTCTCCTCTCGGTCTATAATGCCGCGCTTCCATGCTTCGTACAGTCTGGGCATGTTTCTTGCCCTGGGGCTGGGCTCGCTCCTGTCTCATCGGGGTGTGGCCATAGGCGTGCACCTGGCTGTCAATGCTTTGATCAGCCTGGCTCTGGTGGTCGCCTGCGTCCTGCTCTGCCCGGCTCAGCCTCTAGGGGATTACAAGGGCGGCGCTGACGACGAACGTTCGGATCAGCAGGCGGGGTCGGAGCAATCATCCTCCTTGGGCAAGCAGTTGGCTGCTTGGGGCGATGCACTGGTTCTCATGCTTGCCCTGATCAACGTGGCCTTGGAGGCCAGTGAGGGTGCCGTCAACGACTGGAGCGGAATCGGCCTGGTCGATGCCTTCGGTGTCCCTGAGTCTCAAGCCGGTCTTGCTCCCACGATCTTCGCTGCAACCATGATTGTCTCAAGGTTGCTGGGTACGCATCTGATTGAACGACTGGGGAATATGCGCTCGTTGGTCCTGACCCTCCTGGTCTCGGCTCTGGGCATCCTGGTCTATGCTCTTTCGCCCTCTTTTGTGTTTAGTCTTGTGGGCACTGGGATCTGGGGTGTCGGAGCCGCTCTGGGCGTGCCCATTGTCACCACTTTGGCAACCAGGGATCCAGCCGTGGCGGCCCAGCGTGCTTCGGTAATCTCCACTGCCTACTACGGGGTCTCCTGGATCATTCCTCCGGCTATCGGATTTTTGGCCGACCATACCGGTGTCAGGCCTGCTCTGCTGCCCTTGGCGTTCTTGCTGGCGGCGGTTACCCTCTTGGTGCCCACGGTGTCCAGGCTCACTCGGGAATGA
- a CDS encoding TIGR02328 family protein: protein MRLWHQDLIPLLPRQQLLGQHREITALRGLGWGRRHATVDYVFHHCPYKLFQFHLLVMATMRERGYHPDPAWYDPLYRGRHCPPYEDLVVEPLTDPIYPEHDASYLQECLENLAGKGIHLTI from the coding sequence ATGCGATTGTGGCATCAGGATCTGATCCCGTTGCTTCCCAGACAGCAGCTGCTGGGCCAGCATCGGGAGATCACTGCACTGCGGGGCCTGGGGTGGGGTCGACGGCATGCCACCGTTGACTACGTCTTCCACCACTGCCCATACAAGCTCTTTCAATTTCATCTTCTGGTCATGGCAACGATGCGCGAGCGCGGCTATCATCCTGATCCCGCCTGGTATGACCCGCTCTACCGTGGCAGACATTGCCCTCCCTATGAGGATCTGGTTGTAGAGCCGTTGACGGACCCCATCTACCCCGAGCATGATGCATCCTATCTGCAGGAGTGCTTGGAGAATCTGGCAGGGAAAGGCATCCATCTGACCATCTGA
- a CDS encoding SDR family oxidoreductase, whose product MTDRLQGKVAIITGGTGGMGVGIAECFVREGAKVALTDIKESDASRSFMQEHPGQVVFHTLDVTDEDQWVSTIDTVEKELGQLTTVVNNAGIGGSGATMDQESYEDWKKVIAINLNGTFLGTKHGMRVMKGRGGSVINISSIEGFVGLSGAGAYNASKGGTRLLTKSAALDSANNNYGVRINSVHPGFIKTPLISQSLEDRMSKLTPLGHIGEPQDIGEICVYLASDESKFALGAEFVVDGGFIAQ is encoded by the coding sequence ATGACTGATCGACTACAAGGTAAGGTAGCCATTATCACCGGAGGAACCGGCGGCATGGGCGTGGGCATAGCCGAATGCTTCGTCCGCGAGGGAGCCAAGGTGGCCCTTACCGACATCAAGGAGAGCGATGCTTCACGCAGCTTCATGCAGGAGCACCCCGGGCAGGTCGTTTTCCACACCTTGGACGTGACGGACGAGGACCAGTGGGTCTCCACCATCGACACCGTTGAAAAGGAGCTGGGCCAACTGACCACCGTGGTCAACAATGCCGGCATAGGCGGCAGCGGGGCCACCATGGACCAGGAGAGCTACGAGGACTGGAAAAAGGTCATCGCCATCAATCTCAACGGAACCTTCCTTGGCACCAAGCATGGCATGCGGGTCATGAAGGGTCGCGGTGGATCCGTTATCAACATCTCCTCCATCGAGGGCTTCGTAGGCCTGAGCGGAGCCGGAGCTTATAACGCCAGCAAGGGCGGTACCAGGCTACTGACCAAGTCCGCCGCCCTGGATTCCGCCAACAACAATTACGGTGTTCGCATCAACTCGGTCCATCCCGGATTCATCAAGACCCCTCTGATCAGCCAGAGCCTTGAGGACAGGATGAGCAAGTTGACGCCTCTGGGCCATATCGGAGAGCCCCAGGACATCGGAGAAATCTGCGTCTATCTGGCCAGCGACGAATCCAAGTTCGCGCTGGGTGCCGAATTTGTCGTGGACGGTGGATTCATCGCCCAGTAA
- a CDS encoding DUF3427 domain-containing protein translates to MDSNLNADIHLQIDPDSTSILEGVVTGLIGNDPTRELSAGAQDFTPRLITNQPGDNMEDALCQELQESETFDISVAFVSAETLLSLFQEFKNQKAKPGSRPGRIITSTKNYFNPPRAFWELLKLKDVTGADVRVWQGEQESESEDSTAQVIPGGQPFHPKGYIFAKHLKNGKPYYDLYIGSSNLTQQALTNQREWNLRLSSLDRGALIDQINHEIDRQVAESQPLTEDWIKQYEEDFRRYAPPRKQLETARQHRHIHPNSMQREALKNLRKLRARGEHRAIIISATGTGKTYLSALDVKQVGPARMLYLAQQEQILEKAQSSYQEILGCSEEETGLYTGSDRKKDEKKDRRYLFATVQTMSRPDILKEFSPDAFDYILIDEVHHAGAKSYQAIIDHFSAVNFILGMTATPERTDGFNIFELSGYNVAYEIRLQKALDAGMLCPFHYYGVAEYLGADPATGDDRPSITVDDDSHSRNHSQLTYEIGQLATPNRVRYIIDVLQQYSPYHQQITGLVFCSRREEAQQLSKLFNSETNQQAERNYRTQAVTGDTPVPQREKAIHDLENGDLDYIFTVDLFNEGIDIPALNQIVMLRNTQSSIVFTQQLGRGLRLYDHKESVVVIDFIGNYTNNYLIPVALYGNTGDRDMARRNLQRHTIGLSSISFDPIARTRILRSLDTADWSAMKKLTEAYRQLRFELGRIPMLTDVHAHDPSLTRTMAAKLGDYHSFVRSRERNLGKDGTPPDPVSTTETGILKMATEVLLPGLRPQELIILEQLYQLSRSEHTNTATDIGMLKATLTERFPQSYRDPTQMASALRVLDGSYFTPTQARRFGGLPLISRMEDGSIRLNPTFAELMEEHKTFRNFFEDTLKTGLLNCQDALGDVPAQELQSEHGFLRGRQYTMAEVVRLLGWDHEVNGQSIGGYMVDHTTGTMPIFIKYANSQYQDQFLSEQTLRWFSKNHRKPESREFQWMRQGLGQPGWQETHFIPLFVMRRQEAADRRYYYLGHVSAMGPSRAAEKPGPDGKGRVPVTITNLGLDRPVDHELYRHLLDV, encoded by the coding sequence ATGGATTCTAATTTGAATGCTGACATTCATCTGCAAATAGATCCTGATTCAACATCGATATTAGAAGGCGTAGTTACAGGCCTTATCGGCAACGATCCGACTCGGGAGCTATCTGCTGGAGCCCAGGACTTCACCCCCCGGCTGATCACCAACCAACCTGGTGACAATATGGAGGACGCGCTTTGCCAAGAACTCCAGGAAAGCGAGACCTTCGACATCTCAGTCGCCTTCGTATCCGCCGAGACCCTGCTTTCTCTATTCCAAGAGTTCAAAAACCAGAAAGCCAAACCTGGCAGCCGACCTGGGCGGATCATCACCTCCACTAAAAACTATTTCAATCCTCCAAGAGCCTTCTGGGAGCTGCTCAAACTCAAGGACGTTACCGGAGCCGACGTAAGAGTCTGGCAAGGCGAGCAAGAATCAGAGTCAGAGGATTCAACCGCTCAAGTCATACCGGGAGGCCAACCCTTTCACCCCAAAGGCTATATTTTCGCCAAGCATCTAAAAAACGGCAAACCATACTATGACCTCTACATTGGCAGCTCCAATCTCACCCAACAGGCCCTGACGAATCAACGTGAGTGGAACCTGCGTTTGTCCTCCCTGGACCGGGGAGCGTTGATCGACCAAATCAACCATGAAATTGATCGACAAGTGGCTGAATCTCAGCCTCTGACAGAAGACTGGATCAAGCAATATGAAGAGGACTTTCGCCGTTACGCCCCACCCAGAAAACAACTCGAGACCGCACGCCAGCACAGACACATACACCCCAATTCCATGCAACGGGAGGCTCTGAAGAACCTGAGAAAGCTGAGAGCTCGGGGCGAGCACCGGGCCATCATCATCTCTGCCACAGGAACAGGTAAAACCTACCTATCGGCTCTGGATGTCAAGCAGGTCGGTCCGGCCAGAATGCTCTACCTGGCTCAGCAGGAGCAGATATTGGAAAAGGCACAGTCTTCTTATCAGGAAATTCTAGGTTGCTCCGAGGAGGAAACCGGTTTATATACCGGCAGTGACAGGAAGAAGGACGAAAAGAAGGACAGACGCTACCTATTTGCAACGGTGCAGACCATGAGCCGTCCGGATATTCTGAAAGAGTTCTCACCTGATGCCTTTGACTACATCCTTATTGATGAGGTCCACCATGCCGGAGCTAAAAGCTATCAAGCAATCATCGACCACTTCTCCGCAGTAAACTTTATTCTAGGCATGACAGCTACCCCTGAGCGCACCGATGGTTTCAACATTTTCGAACTCTCCGGATACAACGTAGCCTACGAGATACGACTGCAGAAGGCATTGGACGCAGGTATGCTCTGCCCCTTCCACTATTATGGGGTAGCCGAATACCTGGGAGCTGACCCCGCTACCGGCGACGATCGGCCTAGCATCACCGTCGACGATGATAGCCACAGCCGAAACCACAGTCAGTTGACATACGAAATAGGACAGCTGGCCACCCCGAACAGGGTCAGATACATTATCGATGTGCTGCAGCAGTACAGCCCCTACCATCAGCAGATCACCGGCCTCGTCTTCTGCAGCAGACGCGAAGAGGCTCAACAACTGTCAAAGCTGTTCAACAGTGAGACTAATCAGCAGGCTGAGCGAAACTATCGTACCCAGGCAGTCACCGGGGATACCCCGGTTCCGCAACGCGAGAAAGCTATCCATGACTTGGAAAACGGAGACCTGGACTACATCTTCACCGTTGATCTGTTTAACGAAGGCATCGATATTCCGGCGCTCAACCAAATAGTCATGCTCCGCAACACCCAGTCCAGCATAGTCTTTACCCAGCAGCTGGGAAGAGGACTGCGGCTTTACGATCATAAAGAGAGCGTCGTTGTCATAGACTTCATCGGCAACTACACAAACAACTATCTGATCCCCGTGGCCCTGTACGGGAATACAGGCGATCGCGACATGGCCCGTCGCAACTTGCAACGCCATACCATAGGCCTGTCATCCATCAGCTTCGACCCCATCGCACGGACACGTATCCTGCGATCTTTGGACACAGCAGATTGGTCGGCTATGAAAAAGTTGACCGAAGCATATCGCCAGTTAAGGTTCGAGCTAGGACGCATCCCTATGCTCACTGACGTCCATGCTCACGATCCATCGCTCACGCGTACCATGGCCGCCAAATTAGGTGATTATCACTCTTTCGTACGTTCTCGCGAGCGCAACCTGGGTAAGGATGGCACTCCGCCTGATCCTGTCAGCACAACCGAAACGGGCATTCTTAAAATGGCCACCGAAGTCCTGCTACCTGGTTTGAGACCTCAGGAGCTGATCATCCTCGAGCAACTGTACCAACTATCCAGGAGCGAGCATACAAACACAGCGACAGACATTGGAATGCTCAAGGCTACCCTAACTGAACGGTTCCCGCAATCCTATCGAGATCCCACCCAGATGGCGTCGGCTCTGCGCGTTCTGGACGGCAGTTACTTCACACCGACACAGGCCCGCCGGTTCGGCGGTCTTCCGCTGATCAGCCGTATGGAGGACGGATCCATCAGACTCAATCCGACCTTCGCTGAGCTGATGGAAGAACACAAAACCTTCCGTAACTTTTTCGAGGACACTTTGAAAACTGGTCTGCTCAACTGCCAGGATGCCCTAGGGGATGTTCCCGCCCAGGAGCTGCAATCTGAGCACGGATTCCTTAGAGGAAGGCAATACACAATGGCCGAAGTCGTGCGCCTGCTGGGCTGGGATCACGAGGTCAATGGCCAAAGCATCGGCGGATACATGGTGGACCATACTACAGGCACCATGCCCATCTTCATCAAGTACGCCAACAGCCAGTACCAGGATCAATTCCTGAGCGAGCAAACCTTACGCTGGTTCAGCAAGAATCACAGAAAACCTGAATCCAGGGAATTCCAGTGGATGCGTCAGGGTCTGGGACAGCCGGGCTGGCAGGAGACTCACTTCATTCCGCTTTTCGTCATGCGTCGACAGGAGGCGGCAGACCGTCGCTACTACTATCTTGGTCATGTCAGCGCGATGGGGCCATCGCGAGCCGCGGAGAAACCAGGGCCGGACGGCAAGGGCCGAGTACCTGTCACCATCACCAACCTCGGTCTTGACCGACCTGTGGATCATGAACTCTACCGTCATCTGCTCGACGTCTAA
- a CDS encoding (deoxy)nucleoside triphosphate pyrophosphohydrolase encodes MTTLHTDRAKTTSVAGGAILENGLILCAQRGPGRTLEGCWEFPGGKIKPGESPSEALRREIFEELDCTVRVLEPVCTTMYTYPFGRIALCIQLCRLTQGRPQRSEHRALRWLAPADLPSLNWAPADRPAVAILTAVNQCFRDPRRDNQ; translated from the coding sequence ATGACCACACTGCATACCGATCGGGCAAAGACAACGAGCGTAGCAGGCGGAGCTATTCTCGAAAACGGGCTGATCCTATGTGCTCAACGTGGACCAGGCCGCACCCTAGAAGGTTGTTGGGAGTTTCCTGGAGGAAAGATCAAGCCCGGCGAATCACCATCGGAAGCCCTGCGCCGTGAGATTTTTGAGGAACTTGATTGCACGGTCCGGGTCTTGGAACCAGTTTGCACGACCATGTACACCTATCCATTTGGCCGCATCGCCCTCTGCATTCAACTTTGCCGCCTTACCCAAGGACGGCCGCAACGCAGTGAACACCGAGCTCTTCGCTGGCTGGCTCCAGCAGATCTTCCATCTTTGAACTGGGCTCCAGCCGACAGACCGGCCGTGGCTATCCTTACGGCCGTGAACCAATGCTTTAGGGATCCCCGTCGTGATAATCAATGA